The sequence TTTAACGGGGTAGTTCATCTTTCATTCTGTATGGCCCAAATGTGCACTTTTAATTGGCTGATTTATCATTAAATGAGTTTGAGGTAGTAGTTGGGTAGATCCAACAGTGTTTACTGTTCATCAATGTGTTTCCTCATCCAGCAGATAGACAACCCCTAACTGAATGTATGTTTTCTGTGTTAGGGATGCGGCGGCTGTGGATGTAAATAAAGCCAGCGCTTGTTTACATGTGCTCCTGGTGTATCTGGAAGAAGAGTGGAGTCGTTCTGTCCAGGCGAACATTTTAGACGGACCTAATTTTCAACTGATGAAAGACTACTTGCTGGTAGGGCAGACATGTGGTTATGGGATCTgacatttaacaatttatttaGATTTACCTATTTATGTTCTCAAAGCAGAATAATTAACCTTATTGCATTGGTGTGTATTTGattctatatatttatttttacttagaAACACTTTAAAGATGAGCCTCTGAACTTGGCCGTAACCCTCTCTGAATGCttaaaggaggaaaagaaaatcctgaCCTCAGCCTCTGAATCCCAGGTAAGATGGCCGATAACATCAGTCCGGTCTGCAGAAAGGCTGTAAACATCAAACCCAGGAACTAGTCATGTGCCACAAGATTGTTCAAACCTgtcttttgtttgattttactACTTTATTCCCGCCCTGAAGGGACACGTCTTAAGTCTCGTTTGGCTCAGAGGATGAGCTTCATGTTTTGCAGAGCACCTCGATAATGTTACTTAGCGTCACTGTGTCCTCGTTCGGACACTTATTGGCTAACGTTCTATNNNNNNNNNNGTTAAAATACGAATATAAATGATCTATTTGtgttttaagttaatttaaGGGTGTAAAACTATTGTGTGACTTCTTATCTTTGTAACGGTATATAGTTTTAActctttactttagtttttacttttctttagttaaagaaagtcccatAAATGCTGTCAAAACTACTGCATCTTACTTCcgtccttcacaataaaataccaTAATAAGAGCTCCAAAATGTTAATTTcagtaaaaatagaaactttttAGGAGGAAAATCCAAGTCTTTCCCTCATTTCATATACTAATCAGACATCTAAATGTCCATGTACATATAGGACAATTCATATGTAGATTGTTAGATGGGTTTAGATCAATTCTGCTGACATTTTGGTGATGATCGGAAATGTAAAGGACTGCGGAAAGACCAGAACGTGCGTCAGTAGGAAAGTGTCTGGATATGGCCAATAGTAGCAAGTACGTGGATACAGTGACGCTACAGTACCAGAGGCTCACACTGTTTGCACAAGTGTCTGTTTTGTAAGAACTTCCACCAGATGGAAATAATAGCAAAAGAGTAAAAGaaatatctttgtttttgtcacgGTTGCGGCAGTCCAGCAATGGATCGCAAATGGAAGGACTTGATCTGGTAAACTCAGTTTGACTGTAacttttggttttatttctccctgggtaaacatgcttCATCATTTCTAAATTTGTCAACTTGACCTCTAATGCAGGAGGTGAAGATAGAAATGAAGTTACTGGAGTTACAAAAAACCATCGATGCCATAAAGAAGAACTGGCAAAGCCAAGGTATGGTAggaggagacagaaagaacCAGGTGAAGGGTCGGGTGTGAGTTCATGCTTCATTCATGTCTTTTGTCATTCCCAGTAGAGGAGCACAATGGACTGGCCCAGTCCTGTCCTTTCATGGACGGGGCATGTCTTAGACGGACCAACtttatcacaaaaacaaaggtACGCATGTTTGAGTTGTTGACCCAGCATAGGGCTGGGCATTATATAGATGTTatattgatatactgtatatgagatAATATGACATATGTGTTGTCTTTCCTGGTTTTAgaggctgcattacagtgaagtgatgtcttacctagctgtcctatcatttgcctttacccacttagtcgtTGATTCCACACTATTGATAATTTATCTCAagttgtgaaaatatttttatatttttccatagtcaaccctacaatattgtaGCAATATCAACATCAAGGTATTTTGGTCAAGAGTATCTTGATTAGGTCTGGGCAATATATCGCTATTATATGGATATCAAtctatgagactagatatcgtcttagattttggatattgtaatatcctaATATTGCATATCTGTAAtattaagtgttgtcttttcctggttttaaacgCTGCATTACATTAAAGTGACGTAATTTCCTGAACACACCAGACTGTgctatttgcctttacccacataactgattatttataaaaaaataaaaattcattgtgtgcatattttgtgaaaacaccaattgtcaacactacaatatggatatcgaggtatttgttaaagaaatctggatatttgattttcttcccCCAATCTTCCTATCAgtaaattgtaaaatgtatgtttgtgtgtactgtaaatagtatgtatatatattctatttttttatcttgatatAATAGTTTAACAACAATCTTGACATGGTTAGTAAGGGGTTGTCGTTTCTGCAGCTTAATTAGACCTCCACCCATTAGTAAAGTACCTAACACTTGCTGTGTTTCGTGTGTTTTGCAGGTGATGCTGCAGCAGATTGTGAACATTTTAAACCCAGCGCAGCAGATGGTGGCGACCCTCACAGAGGTGGAGCTGCCGGAGTGGAAGTGCAGGCAGCGGATGGCATGCGTTGGAAGTCCAGTTGACACCAGCCTGGACCATCTCCAGAAGTGGTAAGAACTTATTAGGACTACCTTGGCTCTTCAAGTTTCATGTTGAGGAAGAAACTTTGTATATTCTCTGTCCAAGCTGTCGCACTTTATACCTAATAACAAACTTGGTGTTATGTGTTCCTGTGTTTGCCTATGCTGGATGTGCAGGTTCACGACTGTGGCACATGTACTACTACGTGTACGCGAACAGCTGCAGGAACTACAAGACCAGAACCAGAAATACAACAGCACCGATACCTCCAGCCTGTCTGGTACCATAGCAGAAATTGAGCGATCCACGCTGCTTTCGTTGACGAAACTTCTTGCACAGTGAGACATTGCATCAGGACCTTTCTgtgttctacacacacacactgactgactGGTACACACACTTTCCTTTTTGCTGACATTGTTTTGGTATGGTCTTGCTTTGCAGTGCTCTGGTGGTTGAGAAACAGCCCGTCATGTCGAGTTTACCACATCGGCCTCAAGTACTAAAGATGGGGGTGCGGTTCACAGTGGCAGTGAGGTAAGCCTAATGTAACTAaagcgtgcgtgtgcgtgtgtgtgtggacttgtGTGTGGATCTCAactgggcctgtgtgtgtgtgtgtgtgtgtgtgaccttctGATGTTCgttcccttcctcttcctttgtgtcgGCGTTccaacctctggtggatttctgaggactatgctTAACTACTCCTCAGAcccctgcagggtaaatcgcGATCTCATCGCTGCTAGACCCGCGTTTACTGGGAAGACTCCAAGATGATCCACATGCGCAGTCAAAGTAGCTTTATTTGAATAAGAATCAATTACGTGCTGGATTCGCAGCAATAACCAAGGGTTATCAGACCTAGACACATCATGATGAACTTAATAGCGTTCTATCTGTGCCAATGAGTTGCTAAATATGAGCCTCGGAGTTATGAGGAGTCGAGACACAGGAgtagtataaaatatatatatatatgattttaTTTGTTATGTTAAAGATCCTTCTGTCAGTATTTGTTTGTTCTCTTCTCAGGTTCTTAGCAAACCTCCCAGAATTCAAGTGCCTGCTCAAGGTCAAACCTGTATTTGACAAGTAAGTCAAAGAGAACTTTGTTCTGAGCCAGTGATATAGTACAtcattattttacataaatagaAATCTTGTTGATGATTTTACCTTTTAATAAACaatgttttatcattttttcaCATCTATTTTTGCCTTAAAATAAGGGATGTTGAAGAAGCCAAGACAGTTAAAGGGTAAGTGAAGGGTACCAGAACAATTTGAATTTTGATAAACTACTGACTCAGACTCGCTCTGACCCGATGTCGTTGTAGGTTCCGTCACTTTGTCTTCAACGAGGACTACTGCAGGGTGTTGGACGTGGACGAGTCCTCTGGAGGCTTGGTGGCAGAATTCGGACAAATGGTAGGAAACCCCAGAAACCAACAACAAACatagctttttattttatgaccAAGTACATGTGATATAATGCATGCatcagggctgcacaattaatcaaattttaatcacgattcTGGCTTCCCATGATCAAATTTGTGTGATTGATCAAAAATCCATGTTTGAATTTCATCCGGTAGATAACGGGCAAACAAcgtcaacataagaggaatgttgcacaatatggatgtgaaagcagttataaatatcctatgtgacaataaaattagttttggttaaaattaacaaacaattgtgataattaatcgttaTCTCAATAtcgatcaaaataattgtgattatcattttggccataatcgtgcagccctagcgtCCATGCGTACATCAAACAAACACGGTAGAGTATATACTGAGTGCATCTTTTGAAACGTTTTCAATTTTCCTTTTCAGTCACTCAATCAAAGACTGAAAGCCAAAAGATCCCATGAGGTAAGATGAGACATTCAAAATCAACAATCTGCTATTTGAAGGCCGAAACCAGTCCAGTCCATTGTATGAACAAACACttgatacagtttttttttttttcttttcatttctggaCTTTTTTCAACGCCATCACTCAGAAACAGAAGGGCAGATGTTTGTtcagagtgtgagagtgtgtgtgttctacgCTTTACTAAAAATACACTTAATACGGTCAAATTTGagccattttcaaagttttttatgAGGAGTCAAGACACAGGAGTAGCATGAAAAGTGGACTGGGACCAGGGACCGTCTGGTTCATTGTtctgtatgatttttttttttgttatgttaaaGATCATTCTGTCAGTATTTGTTCtcttttcaattttcttttcagtcACTTAACCAAAAACAGAAAGCCAAAGGATCCAGTGAGGTAAGACATTCAGAATCATCGATCTGCTGTTTGTAGGTGGAAACCAGTACAGTCTGTTTTATGAACAAACACGTGATACAGTTTTAACGGTCTTTGTTGATGCGCTTATTAGTGGTGACTTGCACTCAAGCATGAACGGATTAGATTCAGGGGGTCAAAGTCCCTGTGACCTCACCACAAGGCAGTAATTCTAGTTCAGTATTGttagattttattgttttctccCACACCTTACTTTTACATGATTGCAAATTAACAATATCAAACAagtattttttcccctttttaaaacaaCGGGTCTTTCTTCTTCATCAGAGTCCTCTGACAGTCACTGAAGAACTCCACATCATTAAGTTTGTGACGGAGTTTCAGCATGCTGGAATGAAATTTGACATCGAGGTGAGTCCAACATGACACCTGATTTGTGTGCTCGATGCTGCTGAGCTGAAGGTATCGTTGGTTACTATTGGTACTATTTGAGCAGAGCCGTTTACTGAAtgatctcctcctcctcctcttgtgTTGGTCCAGGCCAGCTCTCTGCCTTTGGTTGTCATCTCCAGCACCAATCAGGTGGTCAGTGCCTGGGCCTCGGTCATGTGGTGCAACATGGTCTCCATCGGTGAACCCGGGGTAAAGACATCACACCTCCACACCTCCACACAACAAATCAACAACATCATCTTCTGTTTGGCTACATAAGACACATCCAAATTACACCAACCAAACAGTTGTGCGAATGCATCAAACGTCTTATGCGTTTGATTTCTCATTCACAGAtgaccattttctttatttcatattGACAACCGTCTTGTCTTTAATCCCATTTTACTTCTTTCATTTATGTAACAGGGACAACTCTCATTATTCGCAGCAGAGCACCTGTAAATGAGCCAGATTTAGCTCAGCAGGCTcattttcatccgttgtccctggccAGTTTGAAAATGGCAACCTAAATAAAGTCTAACTTTGT is a genomic window of Etheostoma spectabile isolate EspeVRDwgs_2016 chromosome 11, UIUC_Espe_1.0, whole genome shotgun sequence containing:
- the LOC116698329 gene encoding signal transducer and activator of transcription 1-alpha/beta isoform X2 is translated as MAQWQQLQRLDPASLTRVNQVYEERQFPREIRHYLCVLLEGQDWDAAAVDVNKASACLHVLLVYLEEEWSRSVQANILDGPNFQLMKDYLLKHFKDEPLNLAVTLSECLKEEKKILTSASESQSSNGSQMEGLDLEVKIEMKLLELQKTIDAIKKNWQSQEEHNGLAQSCPFMDGACLRRTNFITKTKVMLQQIVNILNPAQQMVATLTEVELPEWKCRQRMACVGSPVDTSLDHLQKWFTTVAHVLLRVREQLQELQDQNQKYNSTDTSSLSGTIAEIERSTLLSLTKLLAHALVVEKQPVMSSLPHRPQVLKMGVRFTVAVRFLANLPEFKCLLKVKPVFDKDVEEAKTVKGFRHFVFNEDYCRVLDVDESSGGLVAEFGQMSLNQRLKAKRSHESLNQKQKAKGSSESPLTVTEELHIIKFVTEFQHAGMKFDIEASSLPLVVISSTNQVVSAWASVMWCNMVSIGEPGNLSLFADPPPLTWQQLSHVLSWQFLRAGQRELDQNQLSYLRDKLVDGPDDLVPWSKFSKNENAWIWIDGILDLIEKHLADLWRDGLIMGFVSRKKSEDLLQEKASGTFLLRFSESNKEGAITFSWVEHSNGDIHVHAVAPYIKKELVNTSLPDIINTYSLRAEGNRYWNPLIYLYPDISKDVFGHYNNTLKKSTPEKDGYIPKRRMDVSLSPTPPPSPPTDMDVYLNTPLEDFQLYQEVIRDLLNSPEDIWTSSGHQEMMQTQNDFRLC
- the LOC116698329 gene encoding signal transducer and activator of transcription 1-alpha/beta isoform X1, yielding MAQWQQLQRLDPASLTRVNQVYEERQFPREIRHYLCVLLEGQDWDAAAVDVNKASACLHVLLVYLEEEWSRSVQANILDGPNFQLMKDYLLKHFKDEPLNLAVTLSECLKEEKKILTSASESQSSNGSQMEGLDLEVKIEMKLLELQKTIDAIKKNWQSQVEEHNGLAQSCPFMDGACLRRTNFITKTKVMLQQIVNILNPAQQMVATLTEVELPEWKCRQRMACVGSPVDTSLDHLQKWFTTVAHVLLRVREQLQELQDQNQKYNSTDTSSLSGTIAEIERSTLLSLTKLLAHALVVEKQPVMSSLPHRPQVLKMGVRFTVAVRFLANLPEFKCLLKVKPVFDKDVEEAKTVKGFRHFVFNEDYCRVLDVDESSGGLVAEFGQMSLNQRLKAKRSHESLNQKQKAKGSSESPLTVTEELHIIKFVTEFQHAGMKFDIEASSLPLVVISSTNQVVSAWASVMWCNMVSIGEPGNLSLFADPPPLTWQQLSHVLSWQFLRAGQRELDQNQLSYLRDKLVDGPDDLVPWSKFSKNENAWIWIDGILDLIEKHLADLWRDGLIMGFVSRKKSEDLLQEKASGTFLLRFSESNKEGAITFSWVEHSNGDIHVHAVAPYIKKELVNTSLPDIINTYSLRAEGNRYWNPLIYLYPDISKDVFGHYNNTLKKSTPEKDGYIPKRRMDVSLSPTPPPSPPTDMDVYLNTPLEDFQLYQEVIRDLLNSPEDIWTSSGHQEMMQTQNDFRLC
- the LOC116698329 gene encoding signal transducer and activator of transcription 1 isoform X4, with product MAQWQQLQRLDPASLTRVNQVYEERQFPREIRHYLCVLLEGQDWDAAAVDVNKASACLHVLLVYLEEEWSRSVQANILDGPNFQLMKDYLLKHFKDEPLNLAVTLSECLKEEKKILTSASESQEVKIEMKLLELQKTIDAIKKNWQSQEEHNGLAQSCPFMDGACLRRTNFITKTKVMLQQIVNILNPAQQMVATLTEVELPEWKCRQRMACVGSPVDTSLDHLQKWFTTVAHVLLRVREQLQELQDQNQKYNSTDTSSLSGTIAEIERSTLLSLTKLLAHALVVEKQPVMSSLPHRPQVLKMGVRFTVAVRFLANLPEFKCLLKVKPVFDKDVEEAKTVKGFRHFVFNEDYCRVLDVDESSGGLVAEFGQMSLNQRLKAKRSHESLNQKQKAKGSSESPLTVTEELHIIKFVTEFQHAGMKFDIEASSLPLVVISSTNQVVSAWASVMWCNMVSIGEPGNLSLFADPPPLTWQQLSHVLSWQFLRAGQRELDQNQLSYLRDKLVDGPDDLVPWSKFSKNENAWIWIDGILDLIEKHLADLWRDGLIMGFVSRKKSEDLLQEKASGTFLLRFSESNKEGAITFSWVEHSNGDIHVHAVAPYIKKELVNTSLPDIINTYSLRAEGNRYWNPLIYLYPDISKDVFGHYNNTLKKSTPEKDGYIPKRRMDVSLSPTPPPSPPTDMDVYLNTPLEDFQLYQEVIRDLLNSPEDIWTSSGHQEMMQTQNDFRLC
- the LOC116698329 gene encoding signal transducer and activator of transcription 1 isoform X3; protein product: MAQWQQLQRLDPASLTRVNQVYEERQFPREIRHYLCVLLEGQDWDAAAVDVNKASACLHVLLVYLEEEWSRSVQANILDGPNFQLMKDYLLKHFKDEPLNLAVTLSECLKEEKKILTSASESQEVKIEMKLLELQKTIDAIKKNWQSQVEEHNGLAQSCPFMDGACLRRTNFITKTKVMLQQIVNILNPAQQMVATLTEVELPEWKCRQRMACVGSPVDTSLDHLQKWFTTVAHVLLRVREQLQELQDQNQKYNSTDTSSLSGTIAEIERSTLLSLTKLLAHALVVEKQPVMSSLPHRPQVLKMGVRFTVAVRFLANLPEFKCLLKVKPVFDKDVEEAKTVKGFRHFVFNEDYCRVLDVDESSGGLVAEFGQMSLNQRLKAKRSHESLNQKQKAKGSSESPLTVTEELHIIKFVTEFQHAGMKFDIEASSLPLVVISSTNQVVSAWASVMWCNMVSIGEPGNLSLFADPPPLTWQQLSHVLSWQFLRAGQRELDQNQLSYLRDKLVDGPDDLVPWSKFSKNENAWIWIDGILDLIEKHLADLWRDGLIMGFVSRKKSEDLLQEKASGTFLLRFSESNKEGAITFSWVEHSNGDIHVHAVAPYIKKELVNTSLPDIINTYSLRAEGNRYWNPLIYLYPDISKDVFGHYNNTLKKSTPEKDGYIPKRRMDVSLSPTPPPSPPTDMDVYLNTPLEDFQLYQEVIRDLLNSPEDIWTSSGHQEMMQTQNDFRLC